The Streptomyces sp. V4I8 genome includes the window GACGTTCGTAGCCGTTGGAACGCCGCGGCGCTCCCGAGCGCTGGGCGGCAGACCCCGGGGAGCGGTCGAAGGTGCGGGTTGTGCGGGTCGTGCGTGCGCGGTTCAAGCGGAACCTTTCCTCGATGTGAGCACGTGGGCACGTAGCAAGGAATTTCCGCAGCAAAATGAACGGCGCAGAGAATCGCGAGAACGGGCCGGAGGTAATGGGCGCCGATTCGGATCGACGGGGAATGTCACCGTTCGGTGATGCGGTGAGGTCTTCCCGTCATACGCCCTGAAATGCAGCGAGCTGGGGCCCGCACCCCAAGGTGCGGGCCCCAGCTGCGAAGTATGCGTTGCTGCCGGTGTCAGGCAGGAACGATGTTCTCGGCCGTCGGGCCCTTCTGGCCCTGCGCGATGTCGAACGACACCTTCTGGCCTTCCTGCAGCTCACGGAAGCCCTGGGCGGCGATGTTCGAGTAGTGGGCGAAGACGTCGGCGCCGCCGCCGTCCTGCTCGATGAAGCCGAAGCCCTTTTCCGCGTTGAACCACTTCACGGTGCCAGTAGTCATTTCATTTCTCCTTCGGAGACGATGTTCGGAATTCGCCCTGTGCGGATTCCGCGTCGCCGTGCTGATTTACCCGTCGGAAAATGAACCTTCTGGCAACCACACCTGCAACTGGGATCGACATTAGCATGACGCGACCGGCCCTGCATGGGAAACAATTCCGCTCGGCTCGGCGATCGAGGAATACTCGCTGTGTGCCGCACCTATTTCTCACTTCACGGATACAGATATTGATCCGCGCGGGTGCAGTGTTCCTGCCGAACGCTTCCGGCCGCAGCGCCATGACCTCCCTCGATGAGCCGTGCGCCGCAGCCATCGTCCTTGGCGGATGGGACGACGGGCACTCCGCCGAGACCCCCCTACCGCGATGAAGGTCACATCGGCCGGAAGGGCACGACACCGCGAGAATGCCAGGCCGGCGAGGGACGGTCTGCAAGCGCTCCTAGCCGACAGGTGCGGCGGTCCAGGTGATGTGCGGGGGCTCGACGCGTGCGCACAGGGGCCCGCCCTGCGCGTCGGTCAGGCCCAGGCGTCCGACCAGCAGCCCGTCGCGTGCGGCGGCGGCGAGTAGGTCGGCGGGGATGACGTCGAGCATGAGCTTGGCGCGGCGGAACATCGTGAAGGTGCCCGACTCGTCGACCGTGCCCCACGACAGGTAGATGAACCGTCGGCCCAGACGGTCCTGCACATAGGGCCCTTTGACCTCGGTGCCGGCCGGCGAGGAGCTCGTGGTGCACTCCAGGGTCCAGGTCGCCGACGGTGCGTCGCCGGGCTGTGGCTCGAGGAGTTCGGCCGGACGGTCGCGGCGTTGGACGGCGACGTGGATGTTGCCGTAGGCGGGCACTTTGCCGTCAGCGGGGGCGGGGTGGGTGAGGCCGGGCAGGTCGACGGCGTCGATGCGTATGCGCATAGGGCCATCATCCCGCCGTCGTCCCGCCGTCGTTCGCGCGGAGGTCAGCCGACCTCGACCCGGGTGGGCTCTGGCAGCGGTGAACCTCGATGCGTCGGCCGGCGTGCTGCCGGACATCCGGATGCCGGACGTCGACGGGCTCACCAGTACGGCCGACGCCGAAGGTGGCACTGCCAGTGACAGTCTCCGCAGGAGTGGCGTCAAGAGGGATCTGGCTGGCCGGAGTTGTGCACCGGAGTCTGGGGGCATGACCACCGCTGATACCACCACGAGTTCCGCAGGCGTGCAGTCGGCCGCCGTCCGGATGACCGGACGCCAGGTCGCCGCCCTGGTGGTGCTCCTGGCTTCGCAGTTCATGATGGCCGCCGACTTCTCCGTCCTGAACGTCGCGCTGCCCGAGGTCGGCACCGCCCTCGGGTTCTCCACCGGCAACCTCCAGTGGATCACCACGACGTTCGCCCTGTGCGCCGCCGGATGCACCCTGGTCTTCGGGCGCGTGGGCGACTACGTGGGGCGTCGGCGCATCTTCACCGTCGGTATGGCCGTCCTCGCCGTCTCGTCCCTCGTCGGCGGCGTCGCGGACTCCCCGACGATGCTGCTGATCGCCCGTACCCTCCAGGGCCTGGCCACCGCCGCCGTCACGCCTGCCGCGCTCGCCCTGCTCACCACCGCCTTCACCGAGCCCACCCTGCGCACCCGCGCGCTCGGCCTGAACAGCGTGATGATGAGCTCCGGCTTCAGCGTCGGCGCCATCCTCGGCGGCGTTCTCACGGATGTGTTCTCCTGGCGCTGGGCGTTCTTCATCAACATCCCCGTGGCCATCGCGGCGATCCTGGTCGTGCCGCTGGTCGTCGACGAGAGCAAGGCCGAGCAGCGCACCCGGATCGACCTGCCCGGTGCCGTGCTCATCACCCTCGGCCTGTTCGCCGGGATCTACGGCGTCACCCGCGTCGGCGAGGAGGGCTTCGACCTGGTCGCGGGCGTCTCCCTGGTCGCCGCGGCCGTTCTGCTGGCCGTCTTCTGGGCCGTGGAGAGCCGTACCACCGACGCCCTGGTGCCGGTGCGGGTCCTGAAGAAGCCCGACATCGCGTTCGGCAACGTGGCCGCCCTGTTCATCTTCGGCGGCGAGACCGCGCTGATCTTCTTCACCGGCCTGTACGTCCAGGACGTGCTCGGGCTGTCGTCCCTCGTCGCCGGTCTGGTGCTGCTCGGCATCGGCGTGGGCCAGATCATCGCCGGCACGCTCGGCCCGCGCATCCTCCAGCGCGTCCAGCCGCGCACCCTGCTCGGGGTCTCCCTGTTCCTCCAGGGCGCGTTCATGCTGCCCGCGCTGTGGGCGACCGCGGACTCGCGCTGGCTGATCCCGCTGATCGCCACCCAGTTCGTGAACGCCTTCTTCTCCATGACGGCGGCGCTGTCCTTCATGGTCATCGCCACGTCCTCCGTCGACTCCGACATGCAGGGCATGGCGACCGGCATGGCCACCCAGAGCCAGCAGGTCGGCATCGCCATCGGGATCCCGCTGATCAGCGCGGTGTTCGCGGCCGTCATCGGACAGGGCACGGTGACCGCAGCCGAGGAACTGAGCGGCATCCACGCGGCGATCGGCGTCGCGGGCGGCTGCCAGGTCGTGGCCGGCCTGCTGCTGTGGGCAGCGCTGCGCCGCAGGACGGCGGCCCTGTCCGGCTGAGACCCGGACAGCGGCCCCACACGGCCGGGAAGGCGGATCCCCCGTCGCCTTCCCGGCACCACGCGGCCGGGAAGGCGGATCCCCCGTACCGCCCTCCCGGCCGCCGTGGCATCGGTCACCTCGTTCCGGGGCGGCATTGCCGATGCCGAACAGGACTTCATAATCGGAAGGATGGAGCACATCGTGAACACGGACCTGGGCAGCTATCTGCGGCAGATGCGCGAGCGGGTGCGGCCGGAGCAGATGGGTCTTCAGTCCCTCGGCTCCCGGCGGGTTCCGGGGCTGCGGCGCGAGGAGGTGGCCGCGCTCGCCGGTGTGAGCCAGACCTACTACACGCGCCTGGAGCAGTCGCAGACCGCGCACGCCTCGCCGCAGGTCCTGCTCTCCATCGCCCGCGCCCTGCAACTGAGTCCCGACGAACGCGACTACCTGCTCAAGATCGGTACGCCGGTCCAGAACCCGCAGGAGCCGGCGCCGCGCGGCGACCAGGTCAGCCCGTACACGAGGATGCTGGTCGAGTCGCTCGGGAACGTGGCGGCCGCCGTGCTGAACTACCGCTGCGACATCCTCAGCTGGAACGCCCCCTACCACCGGCTGTTCGCGCCGCACCTCGACTTCGACGCCCCGGAATGTCCCGAACAGCGCCCGAACATCATCAAGATGAACTTCCTCGACGACAACGTCCGCTCGCTGTACGCCGACTGGGCCGCGGAGTCGGAGTCGAACGTGACGTACCTGCGGTTCATCTCCGGAAGCCACCGGCACGATCCACAGCTGGCCGAGCTGATCGGTGAACTGACCATCCAGAGCGAGGAGTTCGCCGCGCTGTGGTGCCGTCAGCGGGTGTCCAACTGCATCGAGGGCACCAAGCTCTTCGACCATCCGGTCGTCGGCGAACTGGAGTTGATGTACCAGTCGGCGGATCTTCAGGACGGCAACATCCTGAAGTTCTACCACGCGGAGCCGGACTCCCCGCATGAGGCGGCGCTGCAGCTGCTGATGGTGGACCTGGACTCGGTACACCAACGCTGACCTGCGAAAAAGACGGCACCCCGGCCCTCATGGACCGGGGTGCCGTCAGCTGTCGGGGTGCGTCACGTCCGTCGGATCGCCGTGACTCCCCAGGTGAAGCCCGACCCGGCCGTCGCTACGATCACCAGGTCGCCGGAGCCGATCCGGTCCTCCCGCTCCAGCTCTTCCAGGGCCTGCAGCGGGTCGGCGCCGCCCAGGTGGCCGTCGCGTTCGTACTGGAAGACGCTGCGGGAGGCGTCCACGCCCAGCGCGGCCAGATACTTGCGGTGGGTGTCCTGGTTGCCGTGCGTGACGAGGAAGTACGCCACGTCGGCCACCTCCTTGCCGATGTCCGTGAGGACCTTGTGCGTCAGGGTGGTGAAGTTGTCCAGGAAGGCCTCGCCGAGGCCGTCCAGCTTGTCGCCGCGCTCGACCTTGATCTCGCCGTTCTTGATCTCGCCGTAGTAGGAGTCCACCCACTGCGGGTCGGTGTGGTGGGCCCCGCCCAGCACCTCGTACCGGATGTCCGGGGTGTCCGGGGTGTCCGCGGTGAGCAGTACGGCGGCCGCGCCGTCCGCGAAGTTGAACAGCTCGATGTAGCCGGTGCCGTACTCGACGAGTTCGCTGAGCCGGTCCGCGATGACCACCAGGGCGTACCGGTGCGTGCCCGCCCGCACCTGGTCGTCGGCCAGCTTGACGGCCACCATGCCGGCGTTGCAGAAATTGGAGACCTCGTAGCAGTGCGCCTGCGTGATCCCCAGCTCACCGGCGATCTTGGCCGCCGGCGACCAGAACGGCGTACCCCATTCACTGGAACCCGCATAGAGAACGAGACCGATCTCGTCCAGCGGCACAGGGCTGCGGTCCAGCAGCCGGGCCGCGGCGTCCCGGCCCAGGCCCCAGGCGGTCTCGCCCTCGGCCAGCACCGAGAACTTGCCCGACGGCAGGACCTGCCCCAGCTTCTCCGGGCCGTATCCCGACTCCCGGCCGACCTCGTCGACGCTGCGTTTGCCACTGGGCATCGCCAGGGCGTAGTCGGCTATTCCCATGGTTTCTCCACCTGCCTGTCAGACGTATTCCACGACGGCGTGCGGCACATAGGGCGCCTCCAGCCGGGCCACTTCGGTGTCGTCCAGCTCCAGTTCCAGGGCGGCCACCGCGTCCTGGAGGTGATGCGGCCGTGTCGCGCCGACGACGGGCGCGGTGACCGCCGGCCGGCGCAGCAGCCAGGCCAGGGCCACCTGTGCCATGGGGACGCCCCGCTCGGCGGCGATCTGCGCGACGACCCGGGCGACCGCGCGGTCCGCCTGCTCGGTCGGGCCGTAGAACCGGTCCTGGATCGGGTCGCCCGCCGTGCGCGCCGACTCCGTCTCCCAGTCCCGGGTGAGCCGGCCGCGGGCCAGCGGGCTCCACGGGGTGACGCCGACGCCCTCGGCCAGGCAGTACGGCAGCATCTCCCGTTCTTCCTCGCGATTGATGAGGTTGTAGTGGTTCTGCATGCTCACGAACCGCGTCCATCCGTGCAGATCGGCGACGTACTGCGCCTTCACGAACTGCCAGGTGTGCATCGACGAGGCGCCGATGTAGCGGACCTTGCCGGCGCGCACCACGTCGTGCAGCGCCTCCATCGTCTCCTCGACGGGCGTCTCGTGGTCCCAGCGGTGGACGATGTAGAGGTCGAGGTAGTCGGTGTCCAACCGGCGCAGGCTGGCATCGAGTTCGCGCATGATCGCCGAGCGGGACAGGCCACCCGACAGGGGGCCCGTGTCGAGCTTCTCGTACACCTTCGTCGCGACGACGACGTCCTCGCGCCGGGTCAGCTTCCGCAGTGCGCGGCCGAGGAACTCCTCGCTGGTGCCGAGGGAGTAGATGTTCGCGGTGTCGAAGAAGTTGATGCCGAGGTCGAGGGCCTGGGCGATGAAGGGCAGGCTCTCCTCCTCGGGCAGCGACCACGGGTGGGTGCCGAGGCCGGGCTCGCCGTAGCTCATGCAGCCCAGCGCGAGGCGGGACACCTTCAGGCCGGACGAGCCCAGTCGCACGTACTGCAACGCACTCAGCCCTTCACCTGGTCCTGCACCTCGGTCAGCCGGCCCCAGGAGGCGATGCCCTCGTCGAGCGGGATGTCCAGGCTGGCGAGGTACATGGCGGTCATGGCGCTGTGGCCGGCGAGGTGGGTGACCTCGGCGATCTCGTTCTCGGAGTAGTGCTTGCGCAGGCCCCAGTACGCCTCCTCGCTCGCCTTGTGATCGACCATGCAGTCGGTGACGTAGCGGACCAGCGCGGCGCGGTCGGCCGGCAGTTCGTCGTACAGGGCGTCCTCGATCGCCTTGATCTCGGTGTCGTCGAGGCCGGCCTTCCTGGCGAGCGGGTAGTGCAGCAGACGCTCGAACTCACTGTCACGCAGCTTGGCCACGCGCAGCACGATCACCTCGCGGTCCAGCAGGCTCAGCAGCCCGACCGTGAAGGTGCCGCCGAGCGCGAGGTGGGCTGCGGCCGAGTTCTTGGTCAGCAGCAGCGCGCGGGTCAGGTTGGACTCGAACTTCTCGTACACCGCGCGCTGCTCGGGCGTCATGTCGGCGACTTCGGTGAGAGTGACGCGAGGGGACATGCCAGGCTCCTTGTGTCTGGGAGGGGGTGTGGGGGTGAGGGGATCGGGTGGGTCGAGGGCTTATGCGGGTACGGCGGTGAGGGGCGCCGGTGTCGTGTCGCGCACATGGCGGGCGAGGGCCCGGGCGACCGTGTGCACACAGGTCGCGGGAGCGTGGGTGTCCAGCGGGACCAGGGTGTCCAGGTGGCCGTCGGGCCGGACGACCAACGCATGGGCCTCGCGCGGGAGTTTGCCGAGCAGCGGGCCGGGCGGCCGGCCGCCCAGGTCGGCGAGCGCCGCCCCGGAGGTCTTGGCGCGCAGCGCGTCCACGACCTGCGTCCAGTGCTCGTGGCGGTACTCCAGCCCCGGCCACAGCAGGACCGTGAAGCGGTCCACGGCGAGCACGGGCCCGGTGCTCGACTGACGCCAGCCCAGTGGCAGCCGCTCGCCCGGCACCAGGGTGCGCCGCCTCGGCCGGGCCCCGTAGTGGGTGTCGATCTGGGCGAGCCGGGGTGCGAGGGCCTTTTCCAGGGTCTGGGTCGCGGTGCCCAGCCGGTAGACGGCGTCGCGGGCCAGGGTCTGGTGCCGGGTGGAGTACAGCCCGATCCGGGCGAGCCGGGTGGACAGCGCGGCCACCTGGTCGACGGCCGGCCGGCGCTCGGTGTCGTAGCTGTCCAGCAGTTCGGGGCGGTAGTCGCCGCGCACCACACCGGCCAGCTTCCAGCCCAGGTTGACCGCGTCCTGGATGCCGGTGTTCAGGCCCTGCGCGCCGGACGGGCTCATGGCGTGCGCCGAGTCGCCGACGAGGAAGACGCGGTCGCCGCCGTACGTGGCCGCCGAGCGGACGTGCGCGGTGAAGACGCCGCTGAACCGCATCTCACCGAGCCGCCGGGCCCCGGGGACGCGCTCGCCGAGCAGTGTCTCGAAGAAGGCGCGGTCGGGGG containing:
- a CDS encoding DUF5990 family protein: MRIRIDAVDLPGLTHPAPADGKVPAYGNIHVAVQRRDRPAELLEPQPGDAPSATWTLECTTSSSPAGTEVKGPYVQDRLGRRFIYLSWGTVDESGTFTMFRRAKLMLDVIPADLLAAAARDGLLVGRLGLTDAQGGPLCARVEPPHITWTAAPVG
- a CDS encoding aldo/keto reductase codes for the protein MQYVRLGSSGLKVSRLALGCMSYGEPGLGTHPWSLPEEESLPFIAQALDLGINFFDTANIYSLGTSEEFLGRALRKLTRREDVVVATKVYEKLDTGPLSGGLSRSAIMRELDASLRRLDTDYLDLYIVHRWDHETPVEETMEALHDVVRAGKVRYIGASSMHTWQFVKAQYVADLHGWTRFVSMQNHYNLINREEEREMLPYCLAEGVGVTPWSPLARGRLTRDWETESARTAGDPIQDRFYGPTEQADRAVARVVAQIAAERGVPMAQVALAWLLRRPAVTAPVVGATRPHHLQDAVAALELELDDTEVARLEAPYVPHAVVEYV
- a CDS encoding cold-shock protein; the encoded protein is MTTGTVKWFNAEKGFGFIEQDGGGADVFAHYSNIAAQGFRELQEGQKVSFDIAQGQKGPTAENIVPA
- a CDS encoding MFS transporter; amino-acid sequence: MTTADTTTSSAGVQSAAVRMTGRQVAALVVLLASQFMMAADFSVLNVALPEVGTALGFSTGNLQWITTTFALCAAGCTLVFGRVGDYVGRRRIFTVGMAVLAVSSLVGGVADSPTMLLIARTLQGLATAAVTPAALALLTTAFTEPTLRTRALGLNSVMMSSGFSVGAILGGVLTDVFSWRWAFFINIPVAIAAILVVPLVVDESKAEQRTRIDLPGAVLITLGLFAGIYGVTRVGEEGFDLVAGVSLVAAAVLLAVFWAVESRTTDALVPVRVLKKPDIAFGNVAALFIFGGETALIFFTGLYVQDVLGLSSLVAGLVLLGIGVGQIIAGTLGPRILQRVQPRTLLGVSLFLQGAFMLPALWATADSRWLIPLIATQFVNAFFSMTAALSFMVIATSSVDSDMQGMATGMATQSQQVGIAIGIPLISAVFAAVIGQGTVTAAEELSGIHAAIGVAGGCQVVAGLLLWAALRRRTAALSG
- a CDS encoding helix-turn-helix transcriptional regulator — translated: MEHIVNTDLGSYLRQMRERVRPEQMGLQSLGSRRVPGLRREEVAALAGVSQTYYTRLEQSQTAHASPQVLLSIARALQLSPDERDYLLKIGTPVQNPQEPAPRGDQVSPYTRMLVESLGNVAAAVLNYRCDILSWNAPYHRLFAPHLDFDAPECPEQRPNIIKMNFLDDNVRSLYADWAAESESNVTYLRFISGSHRHDPQLAELIGELTIQSEEFAALWCRQRVSNCIEGTKLFDHPVVGELELMYQSADLQDGNILKFYHAEPDSPHEAALQLLMVDLDSVHQR
- a CDS encoding carboxymuconolactone decarboxylase family protein, with protein sequence MSPRVTLTEVADMTPEQRAVYEKFESNLTRALLLTKNSAAAHLALGGTFTVGLLSLLDREVIVLRVAKLRDSEFERLLHYPLARKAGLDDTEIKAIEDALYDELPADRAALVRYVTDCMVDHKASEEAYWGLRKHYSENEIAEVTHLAGHSAMTAMYLASLDIPLDEGIASWGRLTEVQDQVKG
- a CDS encoding 3-oxoacyl-ACP synthase III family protein translates to MGIADYALAMPSGKRSVDEVGRESGYGPEKLGQVLPSGKFSVLAEGETAWGLGRDAAARLLDRSPVPLDEIGLVLYAGSSEWGTPFWSPAAKIAGELGITQAHCYEVSNFCNAGMVAVKLADDQVRAGTHRYALVVIADRLSELVEYGTGYIELFNFADGAAAVLLTADTPDTPDIRYEVLGGAHHTDPQWVDSYYGEIKNGEIKVERGDKLDGLGEAFLDNFTTLTHKVLTDIGKEVADVAYFLVTHGNQDTHRKYLAALGVDASRSVFQYERDGHLGGADPLQALEELEREDRIGSGDLVIVATAGSGFTWGVTAIRRT
- a CDS encoding FAD-dependent oxidoreductase, with amino-acid sequence MQRPRVLIVGAGPVGMVLAAELLAHGVRADVISKLRRQSPHSRATILWPRILELLDRVGVGRKLVEGGHYFDQMNYYSNKKMIGLVRFDRLRGVGYPFAITIPQWRTEAILEEHLTGLGGGIDYDTTFLDGTRHAHGVDCRLRLPDGTEETRTYDYVVGADGYGSVVREVFGFRFTGRTLRTRLAITDAEILGETTSSEAAYYLTRTGNMVLAPLGDGVFRVGASVPDDYTGDTPDRAFFETLLGERVPGARRLGEMRFSGVFTAHVRSAATYGGDRVFLVGDSAHAMSPSGAQGLNTGIQDAVNLGWKLAGVVRGDYRPELLDSYDTERRPAVDQVAALSTRLARIGLYSTRHQTLARDAVYRLGTATQTLEKALAPRLAQIDTHYGARPRRRTLVPGERLPLGWRQSSTGPVLAVDRFTVLLWPGLEYRHEHWTQVVDALRAKTSGAALADLGGRPPGPLLGKLPREAHALVVRPDGHLDTLVPLDTHAPATCVHTVARALARHVRDTTPAPLTAVPA